A single region of the Salarchaeum japonicum genome encodes:
- a CDS encoding sensor histidine kinase — MVSLSGVVVLVCVLAGGVGSLGLAWFLRRHRGQGGASWFMVTLAAQGVAALGYGMGLVVFESAWRAFTEAWFLAAFIWVGPFFLAFALEYTGRSAVLWTWAFRGLLAATAAGSALALTQPLHGWLWREFRVVETLGVAGALYEIQPAGYAAIVVCLVAVGVAVLLLVEAMLAYGPLYRRETVAVALSTVPPALGFVQWITGTGPWPALNLLVVLLVAHVAFDAYAFVGTHMFETNPVTRRAAERNALDDLDEPVLVLDAGDRVVDANARARTVFDVPPASDLPVPFTGVTGQSLDAVRDAGELSTAGAAGGVFAVSYTPLTDSRGASVGGTVILYDISDERQREQELTVLNRVLRHNLRNKMTIIRGHAQSMRAELDDERLESQADAIVSSSDGLLAVAETAHEFRRVRERDREWESVDAAATAADAREDVLADWPDARVEVAAVTDDPVVRTDRAVLGLLLSNLVENAVSHADDDPSAVVRVRDTEDGRVAVEVRDDNARISDAELAPLRAGTETPLSHGSGVGLWVVTWCADALGASLDFAYDDGNVVTVTLPDRRDAT; from the coding sequence GTGGTATCTCTCTCGGGAGTCGTCGTGTTGGTGTGCGTGCTCGCGGGAGGCGTGGGGTCGCTCGGTCTCGCGTGGTTCCTGCGCCGGCATCGCGGGCAGGGCGGCGCGTCCTGGTTCATGGTGACGCTGGCCGCGCAGGGGGTGGCGGCGCTCGGGTACGGCATGGGGTTGGTGGTGTTCGAGTCGGCCTGGCGGGCGTTCACGGAGGCGTGGTTCCTCGCGGCGTTCATCTGGGTGGGGCCGTTCTTCCTGGCGTTCGCGCTCGAATACACGGGGCGGAGCGCGGTGCTGTGGACGTGGGCGTTCCGGGGGTTGCTGGCGGCGACGGCGGCGGGGTCGGCGCTCGCGTTGACGCAGCCGCTACACGGGTGGTTGTGGCGGGAGTTCCGGGTGGTGGAGACGCTGGGGGTCGCGGGCGCGCTCTACGAGATTCAGCCCGCGGGGTACGCGGCGATAGTGGTGTGTCTGGTGGCGGTCGGGGTCGCCGTCCTGTTGCTGGTGGAGGCGATGCTGGCGTACGGCCCGCTCTACCGCCGGGAGACGGTGGCGGTCGCGCTCAGCACGGTGCCGCCCGCGCTCGGGTTCGTGCAGTGGATAACGGGCACGGGGCCGTGGCCGGCGCTGAACCTCCTGGTGGTGTTGCTGGTGGCGCACGTGGCGTTCGACGCGTACGCGTTCGTCGGGACGCACATGTTCGAGACGAACCCGGTGACGCGGCGCGCCGCGGAGCGCAACGCCCTCGACGACCTCGACGAACCCGTGCTGGTGTTGGACGCGGGCGACCGCGTGGTGGACGCGAACGCTCGCGCACGCACCGTGTTCGACGTGCCGCCCGCGAGCGACCTCCCGGTGCCGTTCACGGGCGTGACGGGCCAGTCGCTCGACGCGGTGCGGGACGCGGGCGAACTCTCCACGGCGGGGGCGGCGGGCGGCGTGTTCGCGGTGTCGTACACGCCGCTCACGGACTCCCGCGGCGCGTCCGTCGGCGGCACCGTCATCCTCTACGACATCTCGGACGAACGCCAGCGCGAACAGGAACTCACCGTCCTGAACCGCGTGCTCCGGCACAACCTCCGGAACAAGATGACGATAATCCGAGGGCACGCGCAGTCGATGCGCGCGGAACTCGACGACGAACGCCTCGAATCCCAGGCGGACGCCATCGTGTCGTCGAGCGACGGCCTGCTCGCGGTCGCGGAGACCGCGCACGAGTTCCGGCGCGTCCGCGAGCGCGACCGCGAGTGGGAGTCCGTAGACGCCGCGGCGACCGCCGCGGACGCCCGCGAGGACGTGCTGGCCGACTGGCCGGACGCCCGCGTCGAGGTCGCGGCGGTCACGGACGACCCGGTCGTCAGAACCGACCGCGCGGTGCTCGGACTGCTCCTGTCGAACCTCGTCGAGAACGCCGTCTCGCACGCCGACGACGACCCCAGCGCGGTCGTTCGCGTTCGCGACACCGAGGACGGCCGGGTGGCGGTCGAGGTGCGGGACGACAACGCCCGGATTTCGGACGCCGAACTCGCGCCGCTGCGCGCGGGCACCGAAACCCCGCTCAGTCACGGGAGCGGCGTCGGCCTCTGGGTCGTGACGTGGTGCGCGGACGCGCTCGGCGCGTCGCTCGACTTCGCGTACGACGACGGGAACGTCGTCACCGTCACGCTCCCCGACCGCCGCGACGCGACCTAG
- a CDS encoding hydroxyacid dehydrogenase — protein sequence MSETWTVLLPATIDPSGPDELSDFASFVSISEYADEAALVADAGRFDAVITRTVPLTADFFDAADSLRVVVKHGAGVDHVDIDAATRNGVLVANTPGKNTNAVAEHALTLLLAAKRQVVRADAATRQADWRRHDFEGHELSGRTVGLVGAGNAGRRFAALLTGFGVSCVAYDPYVDPGVLPEHVELVESVRAVFEAADDASVHVPLTEDTRHVVGREELRLLPDDGVLVNTARGGVVDEAALVDALESGDIAGAGVDVYETEPPTADDPLLDRERAVFTQHNAGLTAEAARAVSLATAEHVRTVYEGGRPDTALNDPA from the coding sequence ATGTCCGAGACGTGGACGGTGCTCCTGCCGGCGACCATCGACCCGAGCGGCCCCGACGAACTCAGCGACTTCGCGTCCTTCGTCTCCATCAGCGAGTACGCGGACGAGGCCGCGCTGGTCGCCGACGCCGGCCGGTTCGACGCGGTCATCACGCGCACGGTTCCGCTGACCGCCGACTTCTTCGACGCCGCGGACTCCCTGCGCGTGGTGGTGAAGCACGGCGCGGGCGTCGACCACGTCGACATCGACGCGGCGACCCGGAACGGCGTGCTCGTGGCGAACACGCCCGGGAAGAACACGAACGCCGTCGCGGAGCACGCGCTCACGCTCCTGCTCGCCGCGAAGCGCCAGGTCGTGCGCGCGGACGCCGCGACCCGCCAGGCGGACTGGCGACGCCACGACTTCGAGGGCCACGAACTCTCGGGGCGGACGGTCGGTCTGGTCGGTGCGGGGAACGCCGGTCGTCGGTTCGCAGCCCTCCTCACCGGGTTCGGTGTCTCCTGCGTCGCCTACGACCCCTACGTCGACCCCGGCGTTCTCCCGGAGCACGTCGAACTCGTGGAGTCGGTTCGGGCGGTGTTCGAGGCGGCGGACGACGCGAGCGTGCACGTCCCGCTCACCGAGGACACTCGGCACGTCGTCGGTCGCGAGGAACTCCGACTGCTCCCCGACGACGGTGTGCTCGTGAACACCGCGCGGGGCGGCGTCGTGGACGAAGCCGCGCTGGTGGACGCGCTCGAATCCGGCGACATCGCGGGCGCTGGCGTGGACGTGTACGAGACGGAGCCGCCGACCGCGGACGACCCGCTCCTCGATCGGGAGCGCGCGGTGTTCACCCAGCACAACGCCGGCCTCACGGCGGAAGCGGCGCGCGCCGTCAGCCTCGCCACAGCCGAGCACGTCCGCACCGTCTACGAGGGCGGTCGTCCCGACACGGCGCTGAACGACCCGGCCTAG
- a CDS encoding AAA family ATPase: MSARADGGRPELVVVCGLPGVGKTTVAETIRERVDGDPDLLRTDIVRGDVVDDPDYTEAELRRVYDELFSRAATRLARGESVVVDGTFKRAMHRERARDLAADHDARFRLVRVECDEDVVRERIAARTDDASDADFDVYKLYKEEFEPIEDSCTVIDNSGSTAQTRERVIDALY; encoded by the coding sequence ATGAGTGCGCGAGCGGACGGCGGCAGACCCGAGTTGGTGGTCGTGTGCGGACTCCCCGGCGTCGGGAAGACGACGGTGGCCGAGACGATACGGGAGCGCGTGGACGGCGACCCCGACCTCCTGCGGACCGACATCGTCCGCGGGGACGTGGTGGACGACCCCGACTACACGGAAGCGGAACTCCGCCGAGTGTACGACGAACTGTTCTCGCGGGCAGCCACCCGCCTCGCGCGCGGCGAATCCGTCGTGGTGGACGGAACCTTCAAGCGCGCGATGCACCGGGAGCGCGCACGCGACCTCGCCGCCGACCACGACGCGCGGTTCCGCCTCGTGCGCGTGGAGTGCGACGAGGACGTGGTGCGAGAGCGCATCGCCGCGCGCACGGACGACGCGAGCGACGCGGACTTCGACGTGTACAAACTCTACAAGGAGGAGTTCGAGCCGATAGAGGACTCCTGCACGGTCATCGACAACTCGGGCAGTACGGCGCAGACGCGCGAACGCGTCATCGACGCGCTCTACTGA
- a CDS encoding DUF502 domain-containing protein, translating into MRIKTSLKSDFLAGLILVAPLLVTLVILQFVFSWVTGFLAPLIEGSRLATFTANNLLLAQLLALVLFVVGVTVVGAVAQWSVGKRVFGRTGRVVTFIPVFRTIYGSIRGMVSSVTTRSSDFESVVYVEWPQDGVYRLGLKTGDSPAGVEDVAGEEAYNVFVPGSPNPTQGSLILVPESQAHESELSVRAAIRLLMTTGMTEDEDESVIQLSEDELGDEDVSTP; encoded by the coding sequence ATGCGAATCAAGACCTCGTTGAAGAGCGACTTCCTGGCAGGGTTGATACTGGTCGCGCCGTTGCTCGTGACGCTCGTCATCCTTCAGTTCGTGTTCTCGTGGGTGACCGGATTCCTCGCGCCGCTCATCGAGGGGTCGCGGCTCGCGACGTTCACCGCGAACAACCTCCTGCTCGCGCAACTGCTCGCGCTGGTGCTGTTCGTCGTGGGCGTCACCGTCGTCGGGGCGGTCGCGCAGTGGTCGGTCGGAAAGCGCGTGTTCGGGCGGACGGGCCGGGTGGTGACGTTCATCCCCGTGTTCCGCACCATCTACGGGAGCATCCGGGGGATGGTGTCGTCGGTGACGACGCGGAGTTCGGACTTCGAGTCCGTCGTGTACGTGGAGTGGCCGCAGGACGGCGTCTACCGCCTCGGCCTGAAGACCGGTGACAGTCCCGCGGGCGTCGAGGACGTGGCGGGCGAGGAGGCGTACAACGTGTTCGTGCCGGGGAGTCCGAACCCGACGCAGGGGTCGCTCATCCTCGTGCCGGAGAGCCAGGCGCACGAGTCCGAGTTGAGCGTGCGCGCCGCCATCCGGCTGTTGATGACGACGGGAATGACGGAGGACGAGGATGAGTCCGTGATTCAACTCAGCGAGGACGAACTCGGCGACGAGGACGTTTCCACACCTTGA
- the phoU gene encoding phosphate signaling complex protein PhoU, with product MPRESYQEKLEALRNDVLYMSEVVTDRLRMALESMQQSDEELAKDVIAGDDEVNDLYLDLEQDCINLFALQQPVAGDLRLIASSFKIITDLERIADLAVNLGEYTLDAEHEMFPEVNIHAIGQETVDMVEDAMDAYANEDADACFAIADRDDDIDAMCEDASQTVVRDLIETEVEDDTTEDEIESLMQDVSRMLLTIRDLERIGDHAVNISARTLYMVENDDELIY from the coding sequence ATGCCACGAGAATCCTATCAAGAGAAACTCGAAGCGTTACGCAACGACGTGCTCTACATGAGTGAAGTCGTCACCGACCGCCTGCGCATGGCGCTCGAATCCATGCAGCAGTCCGACGAGGAACTCGCGAAGGACGTCATCGCGGGCGACGACGAGGTGAACGACCTCTACCTCGACCTCGAACAGGACTGCATCAATCTGTTCGCGCTCCAACAGCCCGTGGCGGGCGACCTCCGTCTCATCGCGTCCTCGTTCAAAATCATCACCGACCTCGAACGCATCGCCGACCTCGCCGTCAACCTCGGCGAGTACACCCTCGACGCCGAACACGAGATGTTCCCCGAGGTCAACATCCACGCCATCGGCCAGGAGACCGTCGATATGGTCGAGGACGCCATGGACGCCTACGCGAACGAGGACGCCGACGCCTGCTTCGCCATCGCCGACCGCGACGACGACATCGACGCCATGTGCGAGGACGCCAGCCAGACCGTCGTCCGCGACCTCATCGAAACCGAAGTCGAAGACGACACCACCGAAGACGAAATCGAGAGCCTCATGCAGGACGTCTCCCGCATGCTCCTCACCATCCGCGACCTCGAACGCATCGGCGACCACGCCGTCAACATCTCCGCCCGCACCCTCTACATGGTCGAGAACGACGACGAACTCATCTACTAG
- the pstB gene encoding phosphate ABC transporter ATP-binding protein PstB: MSTQHTESERTAGESEERIDSAWTNYEFEGDAKISATDVNVHYGEEHALKNIDLDIPEKSVTALIGPSGCGKSTFLRCLNRMNDRIKSARVDGSVELDGEEIYQDGVNLVELRKRVGMVFQQPNPFPKSIRDNVSYGPRKHGDIDTGLLSRLLGRGDDETEDELVERALRQAALWDEVSDRLDDNALGLSGGQQQRLCIARCLAVDPEVILMDEPASALDPIATAKIEDLIEDLAEDYTVVVVTHSMQQAARISDQTAVFLTGGELVEYGDTDQIFENPESQRVEDYITGKFG; encoded by the coding sequence ATGAGCACGCAACACACCGAATCCGAACGCACCGCCGGCGAGAGCGAAGAACGCATCGACTCCGCGTGGACGAACTACGAGTTCGAGGGGGACGCGAAGATCTCCGCGACCGACGTGAACGTCCACTACGGGGAGGAGCACGCGCTCAAGAACATCGACCTCGACATTCCCGAGAAATCCGTGACGGCGCTCATCGGGCCGTCGGGGTGCGGGAAATCGACGTTCCTCCGGTGTCTCAACCGCATGAACGACCGCATCAAGAGCGCGCGCGTGGACGGCTCCGTGGAGCTCGACGGGGAAGAGATCTACCAGGACGGGGTCAATCTGGTGGAACTCCGCAAACGGGTGGGGATGGTGTTCCAGCAACCGAACCCCTTCCCGAAGTCGATTCGGGACAACGTCAGCTACGGCCCCCGCAAACACGGCGACATCGACACCGGACTGCTCTCCCGGCTCCTCGGTCGCGGCGACGACGAAACCGAGGACGAACTCGTCGAACGCGCGCTCCGGCAGGCCGCGCTCTGGGACGAAGTGAGCGACCGCCTCGACGACAACGCGCTGGGGCTGTCGGGCGGCCAACAACAGCGCCTCTGCATCGCGCGCTGTCTCGCCGTCGACCCCGAAGTGATTCTGATGGACGAGCCGGCGAGCGCCCTCGACCCCATCGCCACCGCCAAAATCGAAGACCTCATCGAAGACCTGGCGGAGGACTACACGGTCGTCGTCGTCACGCACAGCATGCAGCAAGCGGCGCGCATCAGCGACCAGACGGCGGTCTTCCTCACGGGCGGCGAGCTCGTCGAGTACGGCGACACCGACCAGATCTTCGAGAACCCCGAGAGCCAGCGCGTCGAAGACTACATTACGGGCAAGTTCGGGTAA
- the pstA gene encoding phosphate ABC transporter permease PstA, producing MSSLVQSESSRAEYAAGVGVTAGALALAASILAFAQVVPVTTDLAGVALSDWLAGGLLVGALALAAVGVASRLDAIDTTPNTTAGVSVVAGFGLLGLVTGGLVAAQTLGFATLWPVGALVGAAVAVALVAYPREDVGLAVAGGGFAGFVALVVLLDVIGPGWRWTPIESSAVFTPNTVVPVLVGVAGLALAWVSAQAYSGFGARGRERGANFLVGANAAAMIALLVVIVGLIVVRGFEPMTRSIQYGLYWGPWFWFHVPLLDQYVIFSGPIVWFYWPFVMEGVALTNAVNGIAPAIVGTVWLVIGSVLLSVPLGVGTAVFLTEYAEQGRFTQLVEVSTNGLWSTPSIVYGLFGLAFLVPRLGNTNSLLAGMLVLGFMLLPLVVITSREALLNVPDEYRDASAALGVSQWQTIKSVVLPAAMPGVITGVILGVGRIAGETAPILLVMTGEPFPTNGANVLGSFSFTSSFPFVDILNTGALLEPSSALPYQLFASISAGVGQMGEGFAWATALVLLLVVLGFYAIGIASRIYFRKKLEA from the coding sequence GTGAGTTCGCTCGTTCAGTCCGAATCGTCGCGCGCCGAGTACGCCGCGGGCGTCGGCGTCACTGCGGGCGCGCTCGCGCTCGCCGCGAGCATCCTCGCGTTCGCGCAGGTCGTTCCCGTCACCACCGACCTCGCGGGCGTCGCGCTCTCCGACTGGCTCGCGGGCGGCCTGCTCGTCGGCGCGCTCGCGCTCGCCGCGGTCGGCGTCGCGTCCCGCCTCGACGCCATCGACACGACGCCGAACACGACCGCCGGCGTCTCCGTCGTCGCCGGGTTCGGCCTGCTCGGCCTCGTCACCGGCGGCCTGGTCGCCGCACAGACCCTCGGGTTCGCGACGCTCTGGCCGGTCGGCGCGCTCGTCGGCGCGGCCGTCGCGGTCGCGCTCGTCGCCTACCCGCGCGAGGACGTGGGGCTCGCCGTCGCCGGCGGCGGGTTCGCGGGGTTCGTCGCGCTCGTCGTCCTCCTCGATGTCATCGGCCCTGGGTGGCGGTGGACGCCCATCGAGTCCTCCGCCGTGTTCACGCCGAACACCGTCGTTCCCGTCCTCGTCGGCGTCGCCGGCCTCGCCCTCGCCTGGGTGAGCGCGCAGGCGTACAGCGGGTTCGGGGCGCGCGGCCGGGAGCGCGGCGCGAACTTCCTCGTCGGCGCGAACGCCGCCGCGATGATAGCGCTCCTCGTCGTCATCGTCGGCCTCATCGTCGTCCGCGGGTTCGAGCCGATGACGCGGAGCATCCAGTACGGCCTCTACTGGGGGCCGTGGTTCTGGTTCCACGTTCCCCTCCTCGACCAGTACGTCATCTTCAGCGGCCCCATCGTCTGGTTCTACTGGCCGTTCGTGATGGAGGGCGTCGCGCTCACGAACGCCGTGAACGGCATCGCGCCCGCCATCGTCGGCACCGTCTGGCTCGTCATCGGGTCCGTCCTGCTCTCCGTCCCGCTCGGCGTCGGCACCGCGGTGTTCCTCACCGAGTACGCCGAGCAGGGCCGGTTCACTCAGCTCGTCGAAGTCTCGACGAACGGCCTCTGGAGCACGCCCAGCATCGTGTACGGCCTGTTCGGGCTGGCGTTTCTCGTGCCCCGCCTCGGGAACACGAACAGCCTGCTCGCGGGCATGCTCGTCCTCGGGTTCATGCTCCTCCCGCTCGTCGTCATCACGAGCCGCGAGGCCTTGCTGAATGTCCCGGACGAGTACCGTGACGCGAGCGCCGCGCTCGGCGTCTCCCAGTGGCAGACCATCAAGAGCGTCGTGTTACCCGCGGCGATGCCGGGCGTCATCACGGGCGTCATCCTCGGCGTCGGCCGCATCGCCGGCGAGACCGCGCCCATCCTGCTCGTCATGACGGGCGAGCCGTTCCCGACGAACGGCGCGAACGTCCTCGGGTCGTTCTCCTTCACGTCCTCGTTCCCGTTCGTGGACATCCTGAACACGGGCGCGCTCCTCGAACCGTCGAGCGCGCTCCCCTACCAGCTGTTCGCCAGCATCAGCGCCGGCGTCGGACAGATGGGTGAGGGCTTCGCGTGGGCGACCGCGCTCGTCCTCCTGCTCGTCGTCCTCGGCTTCTACGCCATCGGCATCGCCTCACGAATCTACTTCCGGAAGAAACTCGAAGCATGA
- the pstC gene encoding phosphate ABC transporter permease subunit PstC, whose amino-acid sequence MSVAESATNRVQDAARAAADWVVRLDRGTKVVGGLGTLFLVAFLAAFTLGNTLAWVPLVGFVAANAFGAFRYPGATARYLAFVATACTVLVLGLIMVYLFLRSREAFGLMSHHVSLFGVSFDVPGLRMFTDTSSPFWTPSQQLYALAPMLWGTFVTTLIATAVAGPLGVAGALFISEMAPGWAREILKPSVETLAGIPSIVYGFIGFIVLSGFMMDEFSLPTFGSLVVVGFVIGVMALPTVVSVAEDAIASVPGEMKDGSLALGATSWQTTTSVTLPASLSGVSAAILLGVGRAVGETMAATVILANLTELPDPLYDVFGSTITLTSLIASQYGIATGSQMSALFAAGVVLFVTVLALSIGSQYIEARMNRKLGGQE is encoded by the coding sequence ATGAGCGTCGCAGAGTCGGCCACGAACCGCGTTCAGGACGCCGCGCGCGCCGCCGCGGACTGGGTGGTTCGCCTCGACCGCGGGACGAAGGTCGTCGGCGGACTGGGAACCCTGTTCCTCGTCGCGTTCCTCGCGGCGTTCACGCTCGGGAACACGCTCGCGTGGGTTCCCCTCGTCGGGTTCGTCGCCGCGAACGCGTTCGGCGCGTTCCGCTATCCCGGCGCGACCGCGCGCTACCTCGCGTTCGTCGCGACCGCCTGCACCGTTCTCGTGCTCGGCCTCATCATGGTCTACCTCTTCCTGCGCTCGCGGGAGGCGTTCGGCCTGATGAGCCACCACGTCTCGCTGTTCGGCGTGTCGTTCGACGTGCCCGGCCTCCGCATGTTCACGGACACGTCGTCGCCGTTCTGGACGCCGAGCCAGCAGTTGTACGCGCTCGCGCCGATGCTCTGGGGGACGTTCGTCACGACCCTCATCGCGACCGCCGTCGCCGGACCGCTCGGCGTCGCCGGCGCGTTGTTCATCAGCGAGATGGCTCCCGGGTGGGCGCGCGAAATCCTGAAGCCGAGCGTGGAGACGCTCGCCGGCATCCCCTCCATCGTGTACGGTTTCATCGGCTTCATCGTCCTCAGCGGCTTCATGATGGACGAGTTCAGCCTCCCGACGTTCGGGAGTCTCGTCGTCGTCGGGTTCGTCATCGGCGTGATGGCGCTCCCGACCGTGGTGTCCGTCGCGGAGGACGCCATCGCGAGCGTGCCCGGCGAGATGAAGGACGGGTCGCTCGCGCTCGGCGCGACGAGCTGGCAGACCACGACGAGCGTCACCCTTCCCGCGTCGCTCTCCGGGGTCTCCGCCGCGATTCTCCTCGGCGTCGGGCGCGCGGTCGGTGAGACGATGGCCGCGACGGTCATCCTCGCGAACCTCACCGAGCTCCCCGACCCGCTCTACGACGTGTTCGGGAGCACCATCACGCTCACGTCGCTCATCGCGAGCCAGTACGGCATCGCGACGGGGAGTCAGATGAGCGCGCTGTTCGCCGCGGGCGTCGTCCTGTTCGTGACGGTGCTCGCGCTCAGCATCGGCTCGCAGTACATCGAAGCACGCATGAACCGGAAACTGGGTGGTCAGGAGTGA
- a CDS encoding PstS family phosphate ABC transporter substrate-binding protein, with protein MSERRATRRLALAAGGSALAALAGCISTSPTPPGSGGDTDGGGDGGGGSVPLLRAGGSSTVFPIANRASSYWGSNAAPDDEEYWGPEQYDIDTDAHLADYWAGLYGFGPADGGVPPFEVKVNLSHSGTGLENLKAGRVDIGNSSAPVSAELPEASEEELSKFENHVVGVDAQPIVISQEVYDAGVTHMTAETLRAIYKGDITDWRDVPDYDGPSKQIQCIGRAEGSGTDTAFRTNLYGDPNAPMPGIDVRKGQNQQVRDIVARSGNAIAYMALAFVDDSVPAISLTFEGTEYVPGENLSDPNYPLSRDLHCYTYEGTSEMEAAFLRMILSDYGQENFVKPVGYSALTQERQDEELAKLPDTV; from the coding sequence ATGTCTGAAAGGCGTGCGACACGCCGTCTCGCCCTCGCTGCGGGGGGGTCGGCGCTCGCCGCACTCGCCGGTTGTATCAGCACCAGTCCGACACCGCCCGGGAGCGGCGGCGACACCGACGGCGGCGGCGACGGAGGCGGCGGGAGCGTCCCGCTCCTGCGCGCCGGCGGGTCGTCCACCGTGTTCCCCATCGCGAACCGCGCGTCCTCGTACTGGGGGTCGAACGCCGCCCCCGACGACGAGGAGTACTGGGGTCCCGAGCAGTACGATATCGACACCGACGCCCACCTCGCGGACTACTGGGCGGGCCTCTACGGGTTCGGCCCCGCCGACGGCGGCGTTCCGCCGTTCGAGGTGAAGGTGAACCTCAGTCACTCCGGTACGGGCCTGGAGAACCTGAAAGCGGGCCGCGTCGACATCGGGAATTCGAGCGCGCCCGTCTCCGCCGAACTCCCGGAGGCGAGCGAGGAGGAGCTGTCGAAGTTCGAGAACCACGTCGTCGGCGTGGACGCCCAACCCATCGTCATCAGTCAGGAGGTGTACGACGCGGGCGTCACCCACATGACCGCGGAGACCCTGCGCGCCATCTACAAGGGCGACATCACCGACTGGCGTGACGTCCCCGACTACGACGGCCCGTCGAAGCAAATCCAGTGCATCGGGCGCGCCGAGGGCTCCGGAACCGACACTGCGTTCCGCACGAATCTCTACGGCGACCCGAACGCGCCGATGCCCGGCATCGACGTGCGCAAGGGCCAGAACCAGCAGGTGCGGGACATCGTCGCGCGCTCCGGGAACGCCATCGCGTACATGGCGCTCGCGTTCGTCGACGACTCCGTGCCCGCCATCTCGCTCACGTTCGAGGGCACCGAGTACGTGCCCGGCGAGAACCTCTCCGACCCGAACTATCCCCTCTCCCGCGACCTCCACTGTTACACGTACGAGGGCACGTCGGAGATGGAGGCGGCGTTCCTCCGGATGATTCTCAGCGACTACGGCCAGGAGAACTTCGTGAAGCCGGTCGGGTACTCCGCGCTCACGCAGGAGCGACAGGACGAAGAACTCGCGAAACTCCCCGACACAGTATGA
- a CDS encoding phosphate uptake regulator PhoU, with translation MERRKVQVTGGSTFTVSIPKDWARENDIEAGDEMVFHEDGRSLLVQPVGSEDPVRGTFDISGLDGDHLMRTVMTMYVSGFDVLELESDRITADQRRVIRNATQSLVGLEVLEETGDRVVIQDLLDSSELSIHNAVRRMRLISTSMLDDAVTAIVENDDDLARDVTERDDDVDRLWFVVSRIFRGALRSPEAATEIGVSREVCFDYHSSARQLERIADHATKMANVALDMDEDIPEEVADALDELHEEAIGIVDVAMDALVTDDTGEATDLANEARERIPHIDDLTRAVDEHLRDLDPRNAQQLSLVVDSLSRCADYGGNIAETALQKAAPTPGV, from the coding sequence ATGGAACGACGGAAGGTGCAGGTGACGGGCGGGTCGACGTTCACGGTCTCCATCCCCAAGGACTGGGCGCGCGAGAACGACATCGAAGCCGGCGACGAGATGGTGTTCCACGAGGACGGCCGGAGCCTCCTCGTCCAACCGGTCGGGAGCGAAGACCCCGTCCGGGGGACGTTCGACATCAGCGGCCTCGACGGCGACCACCTGATGCGAACCGTGATGACGATGTACGTCTCCGGGTTCGACGTCCTCGAACTCGAATCCGACCGCATCACCGCCGACCAGCGCCGCGTCATCCGGAACGCCACCCAGAGCCTCGTCGGCCTCGAAGTCCTCGAAGAGACCGGCGACCGCGTCGTCATCCAGGACCTCCTCGATTCGAGCGAACTCTCCATCCACAACGCCGTCCGCCGCATGCGCCTCATCTCCACGTCGATGCTGGACGACGCCGTCACCGCCATCGTCGAGAACGACGACGACCTCGCGCGGGACGTGACCGAACGCGACGACGACGTCGACCGCCTCTGGTTCGTCGTCTCCCGCATCTTCCGCGGCGCGCTCCGCTCCCCCGAAGCCGCCACCGAAATCGGCGTCTCCCGCGAAGTCTGCTTCGACTACCATTCGAGCGCGCGCCAGCTCGAACGCATCGCCGACCACGCGACCAAGATGGCGAACGTCGCGCTCGACATGGACGAGGACATCCCGGAGGAAGTCGCCGACGCGCTCGACGAACTCCACGAGGAAGCAATCGGCATCGTGGACGTGGCGATGGACGCGCTCGTCACCGACGACACCGGCGAAGCCACCGACCTCGCGAACGAAGCGCGCGAACGCATCCCCCACATCGACGACCTCACGCGCGCCGTGGACGAACACCTCCGCGACCTCGACCCCCGGAACGCACAACAGCTCAGCCTCGTCGTGGACTCCCTCTCCCGGTGCGCCGACTACGGCGGGAACATCGCGGAAACCGCACTCCAGAAAGCAGCGCCCACGCCGGGCGTTTAG
- a CDS encoding 2Fe-2S iron-sulfur cluster-binding protein encodes MTTYTVEFAGRDETIEVSEKETILKACFREGIAQEYSCRVGMCLACSAKIIEGEVAQPAARGFTEEEAEEYALTCMARPQSDLVLDRGQYPPSIEEEAPEPSGPVTAGDD; translated from the coding sequence ATGACGACGTACACGGTCGAGTTCGCCGGCCGCGACGAGACCATCGAGGTCTCCGAGAAGGAGACCATCTTGAAGGCGTGTTTCCGTGAGGGTATCGCGCAGGAGTACTCGTGTCGGGTCGGGATGTGCCTGGCGTGCTCGGCGAAGATTATCGAGGGCGAGGTCGCACAGCCCGCCGCGCGCGGGTTCACCGAGGAGGAGGCGGAGGAGTACGCGCTGACGTGCATGGCGCGCCCGCAGTCCGACCTCGTGCTCGACCGCGGGCAGTACCCGCCGAGCATCGAGGAGGAAGCGCCGGAGCCGAGCGGGCCGGTGACGGCGGGCGACGACTAA